The Amblyomma americanum isolate KBUSLIRL-KWMA chromosome 5, ASM5285725v1, whole genome shotgun sequence genome window below encodes:
- the LOC144133471 gene encoding uncharacterized protein LOC144133471 isoform X3, which translates to MIVHLGIVDSKRQVLLHRQYRHDVSVRSFKECVELVLNDGQVCGPVKKLEDIFIYHICRENIHYLLCARTGGDSVASDASAIEFLNELYMLIKNFCGATTEESLRKNALLIEEILSETVNRGHIYTTDLSSLRPCIYSEPTDTPALKKTVLMSTLTTADTKPIVPNTTALRPVFGSRLEQSQNQLRAEIFVDVVEKIYATISKEGSVTNFSLCGSVNLKSCLESKASVILGFNEDLVLASSESESYSTDVVLSNYILHETVKSDKFAVDRTLTVIAPQGEVPVLRYCTTRPNNGYPFSITTAVEEVPHSRDLVLTVKLRCEGNAASEAVGTTLDIPVPCTTSGLMKRFNELEQTAELQCENKKIVWNIKCLKAKSEAVAKFRLANANEGGFGKLELGPISMKFELSNQSTSGLKIRFLKTDQHSGSNIQRWIRYVTTSDCWVQHLT; encoded by the exons ATGATAGTTCACCTAGGAATCGTGGACTCGAAACGACAAGTTCTTCTGCATCGTCAAT ACAGACATGACGTTAGTGTGAGGAGCTTCAAGGAATGCGTTGAACTCGTCTTGAATGACGGGCAAGTCTGTGGTCCTGTAAAG AAGCTTGAGGACATTTTCATTTACCACATTTGCCGCGAGAACATTCATTACCTTCTGTGCGCAAGAACTGGTGGAGATTCAGTAGCGTCAGATGCTTCTGCCATTGAATTTTTAAATGA GTTGTATATGCTTATCAAAAACTTTTGTGGAGCCACCACAGAGGAGAGCCTACGTAAAAATGCATTACTTATTGAAGAAATATTATCAGAGACAGTT AACCGTGGACACATTTACACGACGGATTTATCCTCTCTTCGACCCTGTATCTACAGTGAGCCAACTGACACACCTGCTTTAAAGAAAACAGTCTTGATGTCCACCCTTACGACAGCA GATACAAAGCCCATTGTGCCAAACACTACAGCTCTGAGGCCAGTGTTTGGGTCAAGGTTGGAGCAAAGCCAG AACCAGCTCAGGGCTGAAATATTTGTCGATGTTGTTGAGAAGATTTACGCCACAATTTCCAAAGAG GGCAGTGTCACAAACTTTTCACTCTGCGGCAGTGTAAACTTGAAAAGTTGTCTTGAGTCCAAAGCAAGTGTCATACTTGGCTTCAATGAAGATTTGGTTCTTGCATCATCTGAATCAG AATCCTACAGCACAGATGTCGTTCTTTCGAATTACATCCTTCACGAAACGGTTAAAAGTGACAAGTTTGCTGTTGACCGAACCCTGACTGTTATAGCTCCCCAAGGAGAA GTTCCAGTTTTGAGGTACTGTACGACCAGGCCAAACAATGGATATCCCTTCTCAATCACCACTGCAGTCGAGGAGGTGCCTCACTCTAG GGACCTGGTTTTAACAGTGAAGCTGCGCTGCGAAGGAAATGCAGCATCTGAGGCTGTTGGAACTACCCTGGACATTCCTGTGCCTTGCACAACTAGTGG GCTCATGAAACGTTTCAATGAACTGGAGCAAACTGCAGAGCTCcaatgtgaaaacaaaaaaattgtgtGGAATATCAAATGCTTAAAGGCCAAGTCGGAAGCAGTGGCGAAATTCAGA cttgcCAATGCCAATGAAGGTGGCTTCGGGAAGCTTGAGCTTGGACCCATCTCCATGAAATTTGAACTTTCAAACCAGTCAACGTCAGGGCTCAAGATCCGCTTCCTGAAGACCGATCAGCATTCTGGCAGCAACATTCAGCGCTGGATACGCTACGTCACTACATCAGACTGCTGGGTTCAGCACCTGACATGA
- the LOC144133471 gene encoding uncharacterized protein LOC144133471 isoform X4, with amino-acid sequence MIVHLGIVDSKRQVLLHRQYRHDVSVRSFKECVELVLNDGQVCGPVKLEDIFIYHICRENIHYLLCARTGGDSVASDASAIEFLNELYMLIKNFCGATTEESLRKNALLIEEILSETVNRGHIYTTDLSSLRPCIYSEPTDTPALKKTVLMSTLTTADTKPIVPNTTALRPVFGSRLEQSQNQLRAEIFVDVVEKIYATISKEGSVTNFSLCGSVNLKSCLESKASVILGFNEDLVLASSESESYSTDVVLSNYILHETVKSDKFAVDRTLTVIAPQGEVPVLRYCTTRPNNGYPFSITTAVEEVPHSRDLVLTVKLRCEGNAASEAVGTTLDIPVPCTTSGLMKRFNELEQTAELQCENKKIVWNIKCLKAKSEAVAKFRLANANEGGFGKLELGPISMKFELSNQSTSGLKIRFLKTDQHSGSNIQRWIRYVTTSDCWVQHLT; translated from the exons ATGATAGTTCACCTAGGAATCGTGGACTCGAAACGACAAGTTCTTCTGCATCGTCAAT ACAGACATGACGTTAGTGTGAGGAGCTTCAAGGAATGCGTTGAACTCGTCTTGAATGACGGGCAAGTCTGTGGTCCTGTAAAG CTTGAGGACATTTTCATTTACCACATTTGCCGCGAGAACATTCATTACCTTCTGTGCGCAAGAACTGGTGGAGATTCAGTAGCGTCAGATGCTTCTGCCATTGAATTTTTAAATGA GTTGTATATGCTTATCAAAAACTTTTGTGGAGCCACCACAGAGGAGAGCCTACGTAAAAATGCATTACTTATTGAAGAAATATTATCAGAGACAGTT AACCGTGGACACATTTACACGACGGATTTATCCTCTCTTCGACCCTGTATCTACAGTGAGCCAACTGACACACCTGCTTTAAAGAAAACAGTCTTGATGTCCACCCTTACGACAGCA GATACAAAGCCCATTGTGCCAAACACTACAGCTCTGAGGCCAGTGTTTGGGTCAAGGTTGGAGCAAAGCCAG AACCAGCTCAGGGCTGAAATATTTGTCGATGTTGTTGAGAAGATTTACGCCACAATTTCCAAAGAG GGCAGTGTCACAAACTTTTCACTCTGCGGCAGTGTAAACTTGAAAAGTTGTCTTGAGTCCAAAGCAAGTGTCATACTTGGCTTCAATGAAGATTTGGTTCTTGCATCATCTGAATCAG AATCCTACAGCACAGATGTCGTTCTTTCGAATTACATCCTTCACGAAACGGTTAAAAGTGACAAGTTTGCTGTTGACCGAACCCTGACTGTTATAGCTCCCCAAGGAGAA GTTCCAGTTTTGAGGTACTGTACGACCAGGCCAAACAATGGATATCCCTTCTCAATCACCACTGCAGTCGAGGAGGTGCCTCACTCTAG GGACCTGGTTTTAACAGTGAAGCTGCGCTGCGAAGGAAATGCAGCATCTGAGGCTGTTGGAACTACCCTGGACATTCCTGTGCCTTGCACAACTAGTGG GCTCATGAAACGTTTCAATGAACTGGAGCAAACTGCAGAGCTCcaatgtgaaaacaaaaaaattgtgtGGAATATCAAATGCTTAAAGGCCAAGTCGGAAGCAGTGGCGAAATTCAGA cttgcCAATGCCAATGAAGGTGGCTTCGGGAAGCTTGAGCTTGGACCCATCTCCATGAAATTTGAACTTTCAAACCAGTCAACGTCAGGGCTCAAGATCCGCTTCCTGAAGACCGATCAGCATTCTGGCAGCAACATTCAGCGCTGGATACGCTACGTCACTACATCAGACTGCTGGGTTCAGCACCTGACATGA
- the Sirt6 gene encoding sirtuin 6 has translation MSCDYASGLSEYADKGICGQPEQFDEASLLEDKIARLADWMLASKHIVVITGAGISTSAGIPDFRGPRGVWTLEQQGEKPQINISFDDAVPTPTHMALVALARSSKLKFLVSQNVDGLHLKSGFPLEILTDLHGNMFLDRCNQCNRQFVRSTATKSVGQKPTGEPCPVPKKNGRLCRGHLHDSILDWEHELPEDAIEAADQHCRAADLILCLGSSLQIIPCGSLPLLAKKTGGKIVVCNLQPTKIDKSANLILRAYVDDVMEKLMKRLGIPIPSYSAACDPTKGKRETPMEYPKLGLPDAKAPTPRKNKKKPIKREGTSSVEAGVRKAVKKERRSSSADATG, from the coding sequence ATGTCTTGCGACTATGCGAGCGGGTTGTCCGAGTACGCCgacaagggcatctgcggccagcCGGAGCAGTTCGACGAGGCATCGCTGCTCGAGGACAAGATCGCGCGGCTGGCGGACTGGATGCTCGCCTCCAAACACATCGTTGTCATCACCGGCGCCGGCATCAGCACCTCGGCAGGTATCCCCGACTTCCGGGGTCCTCGGGGCGTCTGGACCCTGGAGCAGCAGGGCGAGAAACCGCAGATCAACATTTCGTTCGACGACGCGGTGCCGACGCCCACGCACATGGCCCTGGTCGCACTGGCGCGGAGCTCGAAACTCAAGTTCCTGGTCAGCCAGAACGTGGACGGCCTGCACCTGAAATCGGGCTTTCCGCTGGAGATCCTCACGGACCTCCACGGCAACATGTTCTTGGACCGCTGCAACCAGTGCAACCGGCAGTTCGTGAGGAGCACCGCGACCAAGTCGGTCGGCCAGAAACCGACGGGCGAGCCCTGTCCGGTGCCCAAGAAGAACGGCAGGCTGTGCCGCGGCCACCTGCACGACTCCATCCTGGACTGGGAGCACGAGCTGCCCGAGGACGCCATCGAGGCGGCCGACCAGCACTGCCGAGCCGCCGACCTCATCCTGTGTCTGGGCTCGTCGCTGCAGATCATCCCTTGCGGGTCGCTGCCCCTACTCGCCAAGAAGACGGGGGGCAAGATCGTCGTCTGCAACCTGCAGCCGACCAAGATCGACAAGTCGGCCAACCTGATCCTGCGCGCCTACGTCGACGACGTCATGGAGAAACTGATGAAGCGGCTGGGCATCCCGATACCATCCTACTCGGCTGCCTGCGACCCGACCAAGGGAAAACGCGAAACGCCCATGGAGTACCCGAAACTGGGACTGCCAGATGCCAAGGCGCCGACGCcgaggaaaaacaaaaagaagcccATCAAGAGGGAAGGAACGTCTTCCGTTGAAGCCGGCGTGCGTAAGGCGGTCAAGAAAGAGCGCCGTTCATCATCCGCCGACGCGACCGGTTGA
- the LOC144133471 gene encoding uncharacterized protein LOC144133471 isoform X2 encodes MYSDDKSDVKLITLVESRRHDSSPRNRGLETTSSSASSIHDVSVRSFKECVELVLNDGQVCGPVKLEDIFIYHICRENIHYLLCARTGGDSVASDASAIEFLNELYMLIKNFCGATTEESLRKNALLIEEILSETVNRGHIYTTDLSSLRPCIYSEPTDTPALKKTVLMSTLTTADTKPIVPNTTALRPVFGSRLEQSQNQLRAEIFVDVVEKIYATISKEGSVTNFSLCGSVNLKSCLESKASVILGFNEDLVLASSESESYSTDVVLSNYILHETVKSDKFAVDRTLTVIAPQGEVPVLRYCTTRPNNGYPFSITTAVEEVPHSRDLVLTVKLRCEGNAASEAVGTTLDIPVPCTTSGLMKRFNELEQTAELQCENKKIVWNIKCLKAKSEAVAKFRLANANEGGFGKLELGPISMKFELSNQSTSGLKIRFLKTDQHSGSNIQRWIRYVTTSDCWVQHLT; translated from the exons ATGTACAGCGATGACAAATCCGACGTGAAACTTATTACACTGGTGGAATCTAGGCGTCATGATAGTTCACCTAGGAATCGTGGACTCGAAACGACAAGTTCTTCTGCATCGTCAAT ACATGACGTTAGTGTGAGGAGCTTCAAGGAATGCGTTGAACTCGTCTTGAATGACGGGCAAGTCTGTGGTCCTGTAAAG CTTGAGGACATTTTCATTTACCACATTTGCCGCGAGAACATTCATTACCTTCTGTGCGCAAGAACTGGTGGAGATTCAGTAGCGTCAGATGCTTCTGCCATTGAATTTTTAAATGA GTTGTATATGCTTATCAAAAACTTTTGTGGAGCCACCACAGAGGAGAGCCTACGTAAAAATGCATTACTTATTGAAGAAATATTATCAGAGACAGTT AACCGTGGACACATTTACACGACGGATTTATCCTCTCTTCGACCCTGTATCTACAGTGAGCCAACTGACACACCTGCTTTAAAGAAAACAGTCTTGATGTCCACCCTTACGACAGCA GATACAAAGCCCATTGTGCCAAACACTACAGCTCTGAGGCCAGTGTTTGGGTCAAGGTTGGAGCAAAGCCAG AACCAGCTCAGGGCTGAAATATTTGTCGATGTTGTTGAGAAGATTTACGCCACAATTTCCAAAGAG GGCAGTGTCACAAACTTTTCACTCTGCGGCAGTGTAAACTTGAAAAGTTGTCTTGAGTCCAAAGCAAGTGTCATACTTGGCTTCAATGAAGATTTGGTTCTTGCATCATCTGAATCAG AATCCTACAGCACAGATGTCGTTCTTTCGAATTACATCCTTCACGAAACGGTTAAAAGTGACAAGTTTGCTGTTGACCGAACCCTGACTGTTATAGCTCCCCAAGGAGAA GTTCCAGTTTTGAGGTACTGTACGACCAGGCCAAACAATGGATATCCCTTCTCAATCACCACTGCAGTCGAGGAGGTGCCTCACTCTAG GGACCTGGTTTTAACAGTGAAGCTGCGCTGCGAAGGAAATGCAGCATCTGAGGCTGTTGGAACTACCCTGGACATTCCTGTGCCTTGCACAACTAGTGG GCTCATGAAACGTTTCAATGAACTGGAGCAAACTGCAGAGCTCcaatgtgaaaacaaaaaaattgtgtGGAATATCAAATGCTTAAAGGCCAAGTCGGAAGCAGTGGCGAAATTCAGA cttgcCAATGCCAATGAAGGTGGCTTCGGGAAGCTTGAGCTTGGACCCATCTCCATGAAATTTGAACTTTCAAACCAGTCAACGTCAGGGCTCAAGATCCGCTTCCTGAAGACCGATCAGCATTCTGGCAGCAACATTCAGCGCTGGATACGCTACGTCACTACATCAGACTGCTGGGTTCAGCACCTGACATGA
- the LOC144133471 gene encoding uncharacterized protein LOC144133471 isoform X1, giving the protein MYSDDKSDVKLITLVESRRHDSSPRNRGLETTSSSASSIHDVSVRSFKECVELVLNDGQVCGPVKKLEDIFIYHICRENIHYLLCARTGGDSVASDASAIEFLNELYMLIKNFCGATTEESLRKNALLIEEILSETVNRGHIYTTDLSSLRPCIYSEPTDTPALKKTVLMSTLTTADTKPIVPNTTALRPVFGSRLEQSQNQLRAEIFVDVVEKIYATISKEGSVTNFSLCGSVNLKSCLESKASVILGFNEDLVLASSESESYSTDVVLSNYILHETVKSDKFAVDRTLTVIAPQGEVPVLRYCTTRPNNGYPFSITTAVEEVPHSRDLVLTVKLRCEGNAASEAVGTTLDIPVPCTTSGLMKRFNELEQTAELQCENKKIVWNIKCLKAKSEAVAKFRLANANEGGFGKLELGPISMKFELSNQSTSGLKIRFLKTDQHSGSNIQRWIRYVTTSDCWVQHLT; this is encoded by the exons ATGTACAGCGATGACAAATCCGACGTGAAACTTATTACACTGGTGGAATCTAGGCGTCATGATAGTTCACCTAGGAATCGTGGACTCGAAACGACAAGTTCTTCTGCATCGTCAAT ACATGACGTTAGTGTGAGGAGCTTCAAGGAATGCGTTGAACTCGTCTTGAATGACGGGCAAGTCTGTGGTCCTGTAAAG AAGCTTGAGGACATTTTCATTTACCACATTTGCCGCGAGAACATTCATTACCTTCTGTGCGCAAGAACTGGTGGAGATTCAGTAGCGTCAGATGCTTCTGCCATTGAATTTTTAAATGA GTTGTATATGCTTATCAAAAACTTTTGTGGAGCCACCACAGAGGAGAGCCTACGTAAAAATGCATTACTTATTGAAGAAATATTATCAGAGACAGTT AACCGTGGACACATTTACACGACGGATTTATCCTCTCTTCGACCCTGTATCTACAGTGAGCCAACTGACACACCTGCTTTAAAGAAAACAGTCTTGATGTCCACCCTTACGACAGCA GATACAAAGCCCATTGTGCCAAACACTACAGCTCTGAGGCCAGTGTTTGGGTCAAGGTTGGAGCAAAGCCAG AACCAGCTCAGGGCTGAAATATTTGTCGATGTTGTTGAGAAGATTTACGCCACAATTTCCAAAGAG GGCAGTGTCACAAACTTTTCACTCTGCGGCAGTGTAAACTTGAAAAGTTGTCTTGAGTCCAAAGCAAGTGTCATACTTGGCTTCAATGAAGATTTGGTTCTTGCATCATCTGAATCAG AATCCTACAGCACAGATGTCGTTCTTTCGAATTACATCCTTCACGAAACGGTTAAAAGTGACAAGTTTGCTGTTGACCGAACCCTGACTGTTATAGCTCCCCAAGGAGAA GTTCCAGTTTTGAGGTACTGTACGACCAGGCCAAACAATGGATATCCCTTCTCAATCACCACTGCAGTCGAGGAGGTGCCTCACTCTAG GGACCTGGTTTTAACAGTGAAGCTGCGCTGCGAAGGAAATGCAGCATCTGAGGCTGTTGGAACTACCCTGGACATTCCTGTGCCTTGCACAACTAGTGG GCTCATGAAACGTTTCAATGAACTGGAGCAAACTGCAGAGCTCcaatgtgaaaacaaaaaaattgtgtGGAATATCAAATGCTTAAAGGCCAAGTCGGAAGCAGTGGCGAAATTCAGA cttgcCAATGCCAATGAAGGTGGCTTCGGGAAGCTTGAGCTTGGACCCATCTCCATGAAATTTGAACTTTCAAACCAGTCAACGTCAGGGCTCAAGATCCGCTTCCTGAAGACCGATCAGCATTCTGGCAGCAACATTCAGCGCTGGATACGCTACGTCACTACATCAGACTGCTGGGTTCAGCACCTGACATGA